From the unidentified bacterial endosymbiont genome, one window contains:
- the ftsQ gene encoding cell division protein FtsQ, which yields MSQAALNTRNRDEEEEYSSSRRSNGTRLAGIIFLLGVLCTVFISGWMVLGWMEDAQRLPLSKLVVTGERHYTRNDDIRQSILALGSPGTFMTQDVNIIQSQIERLPWIKQASVRKQWPDELKIHLVEYVPIARWNDQHMVDVDGNSFSVPADRVNKQNLPMLYGPEGSENDVLQGFREMGQVLAKDRFTLKDAAMTARRSWQLTLTNGIKLNLGRGDTMKRLARFVELYPVLQQQAQTDGKRISYVDLRYDSGAAVGWEPAPVEEPNQQQNQAQVQAEQQ from the coding sequence ATGTCTCAGGCTGCTTTGAACACACGCAACCGCGACGAAGAGGAAGAATATTCCTCTTCACGCCGCAGTAATGGAACGCGTCTTGCAGGGATTATCTTCCTGCTCGGGGTGCTGTGCACCGTGTTTATCAGCGGCTGGATGGTACTAGGCTGGATGGAAGATGCGCAACGCTTGCCGCTTTCGAAGCTGGTGGTGACCGGTGAACGTCATTACACGCGCAACGATGATATTCGCCAGTCTATCCTGGCACTTGGGTCGCCCGGCACCTTTATGACCCAGGATGTCAATATTATCCAGAGTCAGATTGAACGTCTGCCGTGGATTAAACAGGCGAGTGTGAGAAAGCAATGGCCTGATGAATTGAAGATTCATCTGGTTGAATATGTGCCCATTGCGCGGTGGAATGATCAGCACATGGTTGATGTGGACGGAAATTCCTTCAGCGTCCCGGCCGATCGTGTCAACAAGCAAAATTTACCGATGTTGTATGGCCCGGAAGGCAGCGAAAACGACGTACTGCAAGGTTTCCGCGAAATGGGTCAGGTGCTGGCAAAGGACAGGTTTACGTTAAAAGATGCAGCGATGACGGCGCGTCGCTCATGGCAACTGACGTTAACGAATGGGATTAAGCTCAACCTGGGGCGCGGCGATACAATGAAGCGTCTGGCGCGTTTTGTAGAACTTTACCCGGTTTTACAACAGCAGGCGCAGACGGACGGCAAACGGATAAGCTACGTTGATTTGCGCTATGACTCAGGCGCAGCAGTCGGTTGGGAACCGGCTCCGGTCGAGGAACCTAATCAGCAACAGAATCAGGCACAGGTACAGGCAGAACAACAATGA
- a CDS encoding D-alanine--D-alanine ligase produces the protein MADKIAVLFGGTSAEREVSLNSGAAVLAGLREGGVNAYPVDPKEVDITQLKAMGFDKVFIALHGRGGEDGTLQGLLDVIGMPYTGSGVMASAISMDKLRSKLLWQGAGLPVAPWVALTRREYEWGLQDSVTSRIAALGLPVIVKPSREGSSVGMSKVDKAGDISAALDLAFQHDDDVLIEKWLSGPELTVAMLGEEILPAIRIQPAGVFYDYEAKYLSDETQYFCPAGLEVEQEAELQSLVLKAWHILGCSGWGRIDVMCDSDGQFYLLEANTSPGMTSHSLVPMAARQAGMSFSQLVVRILDQAG, from the coding sequence ATGGCTGATAAGATTGCTGTCCTGTTTGGCGGCACCTCCGCCGAGCGCGAGGTTTCTCTGAACTCAGGCGCTGCCGTACTGGCGGGTCTGCGTGAAGGCGGCGTAAATGCCTATCCGGTCGACCCAAAAGAGGTTGATATCACGCAACTGAAAGCGATGGGCTTCGATAAAGTCTTTATCGCGCTGCACGGGCGCGGTGGTGAAGATGGTACCTTACAAGGGCTGCTGGATGTGATTGGCATGCCGTATACCGGCAGCGGCGTGATGGCATCTGCAATTTCAATGGATAAACTGCGCAGTAAACTGTTGTGGCAGGGCGCAGGTTTGCCCGTGGCTCCCTGGGTTGCGCTGACGCGACGCGAATATGAATGGGGCCTGCAGGACAGCGTTACTTCGCGCATTGCGGCGCTAGGCTTACCGGTTATTGTAAAGCCGAGCCGTGAAGGGTCGAGCGTGGGAATGTCTAAAGTGGATAAAGCTGGCGATATATCTGCGGCTTTAGATTTGGCATTTCAACATGATGATGACGTTTTAATTGAAAAATGGCTTAGCGGGCCGGAATTGACTGTCGCGATGCTTGGCGAAGAAATTTTACCGGCAATTCGTATCCAACCCGCCGGAGTCTTCTATGATTATGAGGCGAAGTATCTCTCTGATGAGACGCAATATTTCTGTCCCGCAGGGCTGGAAGTAGAACAGGAAGCAGAATTACAGTCTCTGGTGCTTAAAGCCTGGCATATTCTGGGATGCAGCGGCTGGGGACGTATTGATGTCATGTGCGACAGTGACGGGCAATTTTATCTGCTGGAAGCCAATACTTCTCCCGGTATGACCAGCCACAGTCTTGTGCCAATGGCTGCGCGTCAGGCTGGAATGAGCTTCTCGCAACTCGTTGTGCGTATCCTGGACCAGGCGGGCTGA
- the murC gene encoding UDP-N-acetylmuramate--L-alanine ligase codes for MNTQQLAKLRSIVPEMRRVRHIHFVGIGGAGMGGIAEVLANEGYQISGSDLAPNPVTQQLASLGATIYFNHRPENVSDASVVVVSSAISADNPEIVAAHEARIPVIRRAEMLAELMRFRHGIAVAGTHGKTTTTAMVSSIYAEAGLDPTFVNGGLVKAAGVHARLGQSRYLIAEADESDASFLHLQPMVAIVTNIEADHMDTYQGDFENLKQTFINFLYNLPFYGRAVMCVDDAVIRELLPRVGRQITTYGFSEDADVRIEAYTQSGAQGHFTLARQDKELLQVTLNAPGRHNALNAAAAVAVATEEGIGDEAILRALENFQGTGRRFDFLGEFPLDVVNGKPGTAMLVDDYGHHPTEVDATIKAARAGWPEKNLVMIFQPHRFTRTRDLYDDFANVLSQVDTLLMLDVYSAGETPIPGADSRSLCRTIRGRGKVDPILVSDPAQAAEILAPVLTGNDLILIQGAGNIGKIARTLAEIKLKPQTQEVERHG; via the coding sequence ATGAATACACAACAACTGGCAAAACTGCGTTCAATCGTGCCCGAGATGCGTCGCGTCCGGCACATTCACTTTGTCGGCATCGGTGGTGCTGGCATGGGTGGTATTGCCGAAGTGTTAGCTAACGAAGGCTACCAGATCAGTGGTTCCGATCTGGCCCCAAACCCTGTTACGCAGCAGCTGGCGTCGCTTGGGGCGACTATCTATTTCAACCATCGCCCGGAAAACGTGAGCGATGCAAGCGTGGTGGTGGTGTCCAGCGCCATCTCCGCAGATAACCCGGAAATTGTTGCCGCGCACGAGGCGCGCATTCCGGTTATTCGTCGTGCTGAAATGCTGGCTGAACTGATGCGTTTTCGTCACGGCATCGCGGTTGCCGGCACCCACGGTAAAACCACGACTACGGCCATGGTGTCCAGCATTTATGCTGAAGCGGGCCTTGATCCCACGTTTGTGAACGGTGGCCTGGTGAAAGCGGCAGGCGTACATGCGCGTCTCGGACAAAGCCGTTACCTGATTGCCGAAGCCGATGAGAGCGATGCATCCTTCCTGCACCTGCAGCCAATGGTGGCGATTGTCACCAATATCGAAGCCGATCACATGGATACCTACCAGGGCGACTTTGAGAATTTAAAACAGACCTTCATTAATTTTCTGTACAACCTGCCGTTTTATGGCCGTGCGGTGATGTGCGTGGACGATGCGGTGATCCGCGAGCTTTTGCCGCGCGTCGGACGTCAGATAACCACCTACGGTTTCAGCGAAGACGCTGACGTGCGTATAGAAGCGTACACGCAGAGTGGCGCGCAGGGGCATTTCACCCTCGCGCGTCAGGACAAAGAATTACTGCAGGTGACGCTGAACGCACCGGGCCGTCACAACGCCCTGAACGCGGCGGCGGCCGTTGCCGTAGCAACGGAAGAAGGCATTGGTGACGAGGCGATCCTGCGCGCGCTGGAAAACTTCCAGGGAACCGGCCGCCGCTTTGACTTCCTCGGTGAATTCCCCCTGGACGTCGTGAACGGTAAGCCGGGTACCGCGATGCTGGTGGACGACTACGGTCACCACCCGACCGAAGTGGATGCGACCATCAAAGCCGCTCGTGCGGGCTGGCCGGAAAAAAATCTGGTGATGATCTTCCAGCCTCACCGTTTCACCCGTACCCGCGATTTATACGACGATTTTGCTAACGTACTATCGCAGGTCGATACATTGCTAATGCTGGATGTTTATTCGGCGGGCGAAACGCCGATTCCAGGCGCCGACAGCCGCTCGTTGTGTCGTACTATCCGCGGACGCGGTAAAGTGGACCCTATTCTGGTTTCTGACCCGGCTCAGGCGGCTGAAATTCTGGCGCCGGTGCTAACAGGCAACGATTTAATTCTGATTCAGGGTGCGGGAAATATCGGCAAAATCGCCCGTACCTTAGCCGAAATCAAACTGAAGCCGCAAACTCAGGAGGTGGAGCGTCATGGCTGA
- the murG gene encoding undecaprenyldiphospho-muramoylpentapeptide beta-N-acetylglucosaminyltransferase, giving the protein MNQPKRLMVMAGGTGGHVFPGLAVAHHLMDQGWQVRWLGTADRMEADLVPKHGIEIDFIRISGLRGKGIKAQLLAPVRIFNAWRQARSIMKRFQPDVVLGMGGYVSGPGGLAAWSLGIPVVLHEQNGIAGLTNRWLAKIATKVMQAFPGAFAQAEVVGNPVRVDVLALPLPDVRLQGRDGPVRVLVVGGSQGARILNQTMPQVAAMLGEAVSIWHQSGKGAQQSVEQAYADAGQPQHKVTEFIDDMAAAYAWADVVVCRSGALTVSEIAAAGLPALFVPFQHKDRQQYWNALPLEKAGAAKIFEQPQFTADAVATTLAGWNRAALLAMAQRARAAAIPDATERVAKEVSLAAQA; this is encoded by the coding sequence ATGAATCAACCGAAGCGGTTAATGGTGATGGCAGGCGGTACCGGAGGACACGTGTTCCCGGGGCTGGCGGTTGCGCACCATTTAATGGATCAGGGCTGGCAGGTTCGCTGGCTGGGAACCGCAGACCGCATGGAAGCCGATCTGGTGCCGAAACACGGTATTGAGATCGACTTTATTCGGATTTCCGGCCTCCGTGGTAAAGGTATCAAGGCTCAGCTTTTGGCGCCGGTGCGTATTTTTAACGCCTGGCGGCAGGCGCGCAGCATCATGAAGCGCTTTCAGCCTGACGTGGTATTAGGCATGGGGGGCTATGTTTCTGGCCCCGGCGGTCTGGCGGCATGGTCACTGGGGATCCCGGTTGTGCTGCATGAGCAGAACGGCATTGCCGGGTTGACCAACAGGTGGCTGGCAAAAATTGCCACTAAAGTGATGCAAGCCTTCCCCGGCGCATTTGCGCAAGCGGAGGTGGTCGGTAACCCGGTACGGGTTGACGTGCTGGCGTTACCGCTGCCGGATGTCCGGCTACAGGGGCGTGACGGGCCGGTACGCGTGCTGGTGGTCGGCGGCTCTCAGGGCGCACGCATTTTAAACCAGACGATGCCGCAGGTTGCCGCAATGCTGGGTGAGGCAGTTTCTATCTGGCATCAAAGCGGAAAAGGCGCTCAGCAGAGTGTTGAACAGGCTTACGCCGATGCCGGTCAGCCGCAGCATAAAGTGACCGAGTTTATCGATGACATGGCCGCCGCTTATGCATGGGCCGATGTCGTCGTCTGTCGTTCAGGCGCATTGACGGTGAGCGAAATTGCCGCCGCTGGTTTGCCTGCTCTGTTTGTGCCGTTTCAGCATAAAGACAGACAGCAGTACTGGAATGCGCTGCCGCTTGAGAAAGCCGGCGCCGCGAAAATTTTCGAACAGCCGCAATTTACTGCCGATGCGGTCGCCACCACCCTGGCGGGCTGGAACAGAGCCGCATTACTGGCGATGGCCCAACGCGCGCGGGCAGCCGCCATCCCGGATGCGACGGAACGGGTGGCAAAAGAAGTGAGTCTGGCAGCCCAGGCTTAA
- the ftsW gene encoding cell division protein FtsW yields the protein MRLSLPRLKMPRLPGFGILAWLFAALKGWVMASRDKDSDSLIMYDRMLLWFTLGLAAVGFIMVTSASMPVGQRLANDPFLFAKRDGLYIILAFCLAMITLRLPMAFWQRHSTAMLIASIIMLLIVLVVGSSVNGASRWIAFGPLRIQPAEFTKLSLFCYLANYLVRKVDEVRNNLRGFLKPMGVILVLAVLLLAQPDLGTVVVLFVTTLAMLFLAGAKLWQFIAIIGMGISAVVLLILAEPYRIRRVTSFWNPWEDPFGSGYQLTQSLMAFGRGEIWGQGLGNSVQKLEYLPEAHTDFIFSIIGEELGYIGVVLALLMVFFVAFRAMSIGRKALEIDHRFSGFLACSIGIWFSFQALVNVGAAAGMLPTKGLTLPLISYGGSSLLIMSTAIMFLLRIDYETRLEKAQAFTRGSR from the coding sequence ATGCGTTTATCTCTCCCTCGCCTGAAAATGCCGCGCCTGCCAGGTTTTGGCATTCTGGCATGGCTGTTTGCGGCGCTAAAAGGCTGGGTGATGGCTTCGCGGGATAAAGATTCCGACAGCCTGATTATGTATGACCGCATGCTGTTGTGGTTCACGCTGGGGCTGGCGGCGGTCGGCTTTATTATGGTGACCTCGGCGTCAATGCCCGTTGGCCAGCGCCTGGCGAACGATCCTTTCCTGTTTGCCAAGCGTGACGGGTTGTACATCATACTGGCGTTCTGTCTGGCGATGATTACCCTGCGCCTGCCGATGGCGTTCTGGCAGCGTCACAGTACGGCGATGCTGATTGCCTCAATCATCATGTTGTTGATCGTACTGGTCGTCGGCAGCTCCGTAAACGGGGCATCGCGCTGGATTGCCTTCGGCCCGCTGCGTATTCAGCCCGCGGAATTCACCAAGCTGTCCCTGTTCTGCTACCTGGCGAACTATCTGGTGCGTAAGGTTGACGAGGTACGTAACAACCTCCGTGGCTTCTTAAAACCGATGGGCGTTATTCTGGTGCTTGCGGTCCTCTTGCTGGCGCAGCCTGACCTCGGTACCGTGGTGGTGCTGTTTGTGACTACCCTGGCGATGCTATTCCTGGCCGGGGCGAAGCTGTGGCAATTCATCGCCATCATTGGGATGGGTATTTCAGCGGTTGTGCTGCTGATCCTCGCCGAACCCTATCGTATCCGTCGCGTCACCTCTTTCTGGAACCCGTGGGAAGACCCGTTCGGCAGCGGTTATCAGTTAACACAGTCGCTGATGGCGTTTGGCCGGGGTGAAATCTGGGGGCAAGGCCTGGGAAACTCGGTGCAAAAACTTGAGTATTTACCCGAGGCGCATACCGACTTCATCTTCTCCATTATTGGGGAAGAACTGGGTTATATCGGTGTGGTATTAGCACTATTAATGGTATTCTTCGTCGCTTTCCGCGCCATGTCAATTGGCCGGAAAGCGCTGGAGATCGATCACCGCTTCTCAGGTTTCCTGGCCTGTTCAATTGGTATCTGGTTCAGCTTTCAGGCCTTAGTTAACGTCGGGGCCGCAGCCGGTATGTTACCGACTAAAGGTCTGACGTTGCCGTTGATCAGTTATGGTGGTTCGAGTCTGTTGATCATGTCGACGGCCATTATGTTCTTGTTACGCATAGATTATGAAACGCGTCTGGAGAAGGCTCAGGCGTTTACGCGAGGTTCACGATGA
- the murD gene encoding UDP-N-acetylmuramoyl-L-alanine--D-glutamate ligase, whose protein sequence is MADYQGKKVVIIGLGLTGLSCVDFFLARGVTPRVMDTRVSPPGLDKLPEQVECHPGGLNDDWLLAADLIVASPGMALAHPSLSAAADAGVEIVGDIELFCREAQAPVVAITGSNGKSTVTTLVGEMAKAAGKNVGVGGNIGLPALMLLNKDCELYVLELSSFQLETTSSLHAAAATILNVTEDHMDRYPFGLQQYRAAKLRVYENANVCVVNADDALTMPVRGADERCISFGITMGDYHLNRQLGETWLRVKGEKVLDVKEMKLSGQHNYTNALAALALADAVGLPRSSSLKALTTFTGLAHRFQLALEHNGVRWINDSKATNVGSTEAALNGLHVDGTLHVLLGGDGKSADFSPLQPYLAGENIRLYCFGRDGSQLAELRPEIAEQTETMEQAMRLVAPRVKPGDMVLLSPACASLDQFKNFEQRGDVFTRLAKELG, encoded by the coding sequence ATGGCAGATTACCAGGGCAAAAAAGTCGTTATCATCGGGTTGGGCCTGACCGGCCTCTCGTGCGTAGACTTTTTCCTCGCGCGTGGCGTGACGCCGCGGGTGATGGATACGCGTGTTTCTCCACCGGGTCTGGATAAACTGCCGGAACAGGTGGAATGCCACCCTGGTGGGCTGAATGACGACTGGCTGCTGGCAGCCGATCTGATTGTTGCCAGCCCGGGCATGGCGCTGGCGCACCCTTCACTCAGCGCGGCTGCGGACGCGGGTGTAGAGATTGTCGGCGACATCGAATTGTTCTGCCGTGAAGCACAGGCGCCGGTGGTTGCGATCACCGGTTCTAACGGTAAGAGCACCGTGACCACGCTGGTCGGCGAAATGGCAAAGGCGGCGGGTAAGAACGTGGGAGTGGGCGGCAATATTGGTCTACCGGCCCTGATGCTGCTGAATAAGGATTGCGAACTGTACGTGCTGGAACTCTCCAGCTTCCAGCTGGAGACGACCTCCAGTCTGCACGCGGCGGCGGCGACGATCCTGAACGTGACTGAAGATCATATGGACCGCTACCCGTTTGGCCTGCAGCAATACCGCGCGGCCAAACTGCGCGTTTACGAAAATGCCAACGTTTGCGTGGTCAATGCCGACGACGCGCTGACCATGCCGGTACGCGGCGCTGATGAACGCTGCATCAGCTTTGGTATCACCATGGGTGATTATCATCTTAACCGTCAGTTAGGCGAAACCTGGCTGCGCGTGAAAGGTGAGAAAGTGCTGGATGTCAAAGAGATGAAGCTTTCAGGCCAGCATAATTACACCAATGCCCTGGCGGCGCTGGCGCTGGCGGATGCCGTAGGTCTGCCTCGCTCCTCCAGCCTGAAAGCGTTGACCACCTTCACTGGTCTGGCCCACCGCTTCCAGCTCGCGCTGGAGCATAACGGTGTGCGCTGGATTAATGATTCAAAAGCGACCAACGTGGGAAGCACAGAGGCGGCTCTGAATGGCCTGCACGTTGACGGCACGCTGCATGTGCTGCTTGGCGGCGACGGTAAATCTGCCGATTTCTCTCCCCTGCAGCCGTACCTGGCCGGAGAGAATATCCGTCTTTATTGCTTTGGCCGCGACGGTAGCCAACTGGCCGAACTGCGCCCTGAGATCGCAGAACAAACCGAGACCATGGAGCAGGCGATGCGGTTAGTTGCTCCGCGCGTGAAGCCGGGTGATATGGTGCTGCTCTCTCCGGCATGCGCCAGCCTCGATCAATTCAAGAATTTCGAACAGAGGGGTGACGTCTTTACCCGCCTGGCGAAGGAGTTAGGCTGA